gtgtacaaaacattgtttttatcTATGAATTcttatcatttattttctacttttgaaaaagttttcaaaacccAAATCAATTTTTCAACAATGTAAAGGCCATACCCAATTGAACAATCCTttcatttatcattttctttctcttggCTACCAATTCCCCTCTAACTAATATGAAACCTacaatcattttattaaattgagttttttgTTATACCCAAATTTTATTCCATAAGaatttcaaccattcatttataaatgaattatattatagTAATGAATATTgtttatctatatattttcttttgtgaacaagttgataatataaatactttggattttattgtatttaataaataaataaaattcctCAAGTGTGAGTAGACAAagtaatattctttttgaacaaaatagtAAACTAGAAGCATGTTTACGTTATGAAATGTGGACCAATAATGTTAAACTATAAACCTTCGTTATATTCAACCATAAGAGATGTTTGAGGTAATGAACGAGTTGttatttattgttgttatgttataatagtttgtatttaaGATATAGATTATTTCAGTTTGAGTTTATAATAACGTGTGTTTaatatgtaaattattttaacttgaTAAAAAAACAGTAAATATTATAACATTTGTGTTTACCGcgattaatttaaaactcttcattattattattgttattattttttgtaaattataaagtttcaaagtttaaatgatgtacctaaatattatattatattttcatctaTACCATAAAACCTaccaaattgattttcttaaaaaaaacaattatttaagtttttttcaatattttttcattcataataaattttcatatattatttaactaacatagtgaatgtttttttaaattaatttcctCATTTTCACAGTTGTGGTAcgcaaaatataataaaatatttttaaattaagaagataaataaatatggtaaataataaagttaaaaaatgaaaaagaaaaagaaaaagaaaaagaaaaagaaaaaatgcagtcaaaaaaagaaaaaagaggtaaTGGTAAgaacattttattttccctAAGAAAAGAACCGAAAgaattaaacacattttgaccttttttttcttcttcttcttcctttttcatttttctatcatAGATTAAAGCttttttcaattgaattaAAACGTAAGAACTTCATCCTTCCTTGAAAATAACATTTGAGGTGTGAAACTATAGAATTGTACCTcataaaaaccctaaaattgaaaatcttgAACTAACCTAAcacaactaattaattaaaaaaacaacttaaaatttatcaaaatttcgtctaaatgtataaaaaaaaaaaaaaaacgaaaaatttcccatatttacatttcaagTCCCTCAaactcttaattaattaagacataattaaaaaaaatcaatatctaAATGCTTTGGTGATCATTGAAAGGATTTGATTCGATGGCAACTTATTGTGTTAATgacaatttattaaaagtaaacaTAGTTTTAAGTCATCTTactttataaacaaattatcaATGGATAAATGTATGTGTACATGAAAAGTTAGCACAAAAGTGGAACATCCATTGTATTTAGAAATGTTGATTCAAATTAGGCagttaattaattggaaaagATAGAAAGAATATAATGATTACCATTATAATTAGGTAGTCACTATACTTATTGGTCCACCCCAAATAATGAGTCTAGCTTTCCGTCCTAATAATTTATGGAACGTTTGAGGTAATCGTATGAGTTGagttaaaatttcaatttaatgttTGAAGATATGTTATTGATAGTTTATAGTCATGTTCACCAACTCAGTAACATCGATGCCTTTTTTGGCACTTCGATCGTTGCCTCTAACATTACCTCCACCAACTCCAATaaccattattttaaattattatttaatcatattctattaataaaccaaaaaacttgtatatatatttatacttttaagaaaGAGTTGTTAAATACACGAGTGTTCTCAAACCCTGACCTCCTTCAATGTAAAACACTAAAGAGATTTCCACAATCACTTTAACCACAATTTCAGCCCTCACTGCTTTGTATACTTACAACTCCAAATTTAGCAATCAATGAAGACACCACGATATGACAACTCGAGACACTATGCATATACCTTTGAACACATGCACATCCAAAGGTTAGTGGTAAACATTTTTACAACGTGATATTCAAGTTGTATAATcattaagtatatagtaatagtttaaaaaaatgtaaatataacaaaatctattagtGGTAGACGTTTATCGTAGATAGActttcaatataattattttaaatctaattggAAGGGAAAAAATAGCCAAAAATTAAGACATAGTGATCCCAACAAAAACGGTGGGCCGGAGGCTTAAATATTGAGACATTAATGGGCCTGACAAATGAAGATTGAGCCCATAAGATCAGTGACCTATATGTATTCATTCCGCTTGTTTCCCACGGCCATCTTGTTCGACAATGTTTCGCGCCAGAGCCAGTTGGAGTTCATTTTCAAAGCGATTGAAGCCATTGGAAACCAGATCATTTTGCTCCAAATCCCACATTCAAACCAACAAGAGCAGCAACAACGGCAAGATCAATGGCGACAACAAGGTTGAACCGGATCTGAGCAGCTACAACGAGGCGTACAAGCAGCTGGATAACTTGGACCTCATGACCGCCTCCAAGATCCTCTTCACTCAACCttccaagaaaaagaaatttgggtATCACTTTCTATTCTCTATCTTCTTATTTCATGTCTGTTTTGGTCGGTTCTACACTTTGAGTGGCTTTTGGTTCTTCAAGTTACTTGGGGCATTTTATCAAACATGTTGTGTTCACATCGGTAGTATGTAATTGAATCCTGTGGGCATCGTTGTATGcttgtttacattttaatacattagttaaaattgaattttcaatagtAACGCATCGTGTTGTTCGTTTATAATGCTTAATTATAAGACGTGTGTGATGATTTGTCCTTTTAGgattaaattttgttcaaaatccATGTCTTTCTGCTGATTTTATCTCCTTGTTATcaacatatatgtatttaacatctttctttcattctcaGGCTTGATTTCCATCTTGTGCAACTCTTCTTTGTTTGTATGCCGTCTTTGGGTGAGTACCTTTATCTTTCTCTCTATATTAATTCCGTGTTTGGCTAGAGACATTATACGTGTCTTAATTATTTGCTTAAATGCACCCATTTCCTGAAACAGCTGTGTATCTGGTGGCCCAGTACGCTCGTTACGAAATGAGAAAGATGGAAGCGGTAGGTAAATTTCAGGGcctcattttaaaatttcctaAGTTGACATTCTGCGTTTACTGGTTTATGTTTCCTTTAGTCGTTTTTTTCTGAAGACATTTGATTTCATAATTTGACGTTTTCACCTGATACTGTTTTCGTAGTTTGATCCGTCTTCCATTTCTTGGTTTACGTTCCTTGTATTCTGATATTTCAATTGAATTCATCACTGAAGCAACCagctttaatttgtttcacataaaacatttatttattactctGCACAATACAACGTTCACAGTTGACAACTAAGGTGTTCTCATTCCCATACATATTTGTAGTCATGGATGCAAAACTTCACATTGAGGATTgtagttattttaattgtgTCACTATAGTTCCAGTTGGggctcatttttttctatttccgTAAGTAactattacaaatatagcaattagatCCAAAGTATTGTcatatttgataatatttttaaaaaattgcaaatacaGTGAAGTTTGTCAGAGTTTATTAACGATaagagtctatcactgatagactatattgtaaatattggttattggtctatcactaataggtCATAAAAGTCTATAAGCGATAGAAGTATATcgttgataaattttgctatatttgcaatttttttaaaatgttgctatactCTTggttattattcctaaaattgcCACCTATTATAATTACCCAACCTGTAATATAGGTTTTTGTTTGGATTCCTTTTGTTGGCACTAGGGGTTTCCTTCTTGTAGGACTGTTTTGATTCCCTTCATTTTACCTTCTCAGTGAAAGTTTGGTTCGTCACAAAAATGTAATTGGTCAATAAGGCACTTACCTTAGCTTCGGCCACTTTAGGAgtatttttttgtatgctcttatattctttaattttttttgttgtttctataaaaaatttatatagcGTTAAGTTTTAAGAGGTCTTTTCTcgtgaaaaggaaaaagttttAAGAGGTATTTATGTCAAGTATTAGTATgttaatatgaatattttctttcGTGTAATTTAGAATATCATAGCTAATTACCAGTTTAAGAGTTCGTTTATATACATTCTTCTGAAATTTGTTTCagaaattgttaatttaaaaaatgtatagaaattgttaatttaaaaaatagaaagaagcacatgaaaatagcaaattttggttttattttctgCGTCTTTTTTAACACTTGGAACAAACTATCTTACCGTATACGTTTTCTAACtcagaaaattattattattaatatataaagataGATGGTGGATATCAAATATGTGTTTGAAAcaatgttttaagttttcatgattagaatttttttaattagatagCAATGCAAGTGTTGAAATGACTGCATCATCATTCTGTCTTTTAAATCAAGATTAGTAGTCtctatttttatgtttggCATCTTATACTTCATTTTTGAAGTTCAACTTTTTGAGACTTTGGTGTTAGATTATAAATTATGGTAACTAGcagttttcttaaaattagaCTGGTGGTTTCAAGAGTGATTTTGTGCTAGAAGTTTCAACAGATTCATTTGGTAACAACCTAGTGAATAAATTTAAGACTGTGGAAAGTTGGAAAGCCAAATATTCACAACTTTATATCTTTGTTGATTTCATTCAATTAGTTTAGTTCAGTACGTAGCGGCCTTAACTTCTGTAACAGGTTAGCTCTAGTAACTATTTGATAAGTGTTATCCTCGGGCTTCTAGGTACTCTGTCTAACGTTTACAGAGTGGTCATGCTGTCTGTATAAGATGGCAAGCAAAGaacaccttttttttaacagaaataaataaatgactTGTTGATAAAAAGATAGAGTTCAAGTGCTTTCAATTGTCTTAGAGAAGAAGGAACAAGTTAGAAggttaaatgaaatatttcaaacttttgaacatttgaaattatagATTGAAATTATAGATGTTAAACAACCTAGAAGTAggtcatataatttttttttgtttaattagatATAAATCTAATTTAAGAGATGAAATGACTGCATCATCATTTTGTCTGCTAGATCATAATTAGTAGTTGTATTGTATGAGCACAACGGGAACCTCCCACCTATCTTCATAATGGTATGATAGTCTACTTTGTACATGGAGTCTCATGGCTTTGTTTCTGTAACCACTCCAAAAGGCCTCATGACTTCGAGTTACTTTctctatcatttataaaatggtTACAAGGAATCTGTTTCTGcataaaatggaaagaaaaataactatatactatatatgtgcatactttttaaaaacgaGGCAAAGGAAGATAACAATGCTTCCCATGGGAATTTGGATACTCAAGTTTTCCATTGGTTCTTTGATTTGGCCCcttaacaatatttttctgtGATTTTCAGTTATTCAATGGTTTTCTTAACCAAAGTCACTATATCAGGACCTGGagctgaaaaagaagaaagaagaagaagagaaagcaaAACAAATAGAGTTGGAAGAGACTGAAAAAATTCATGAAATGAACCCAGAGCTTCAGGAGGTAAAAACAAGACTCGATAAACTTGAGAATACTATAAAGGAAATTGCTGTTGAATCCAGAAAACAATCAGGGACTGGTAATATAACAAAGAACTCTGAAAAGGGTGAAGATGCTGTTAAAACCAAACATGGGGTAAATATTGATTCAACCAAGTCTATGGATGATCATCTTGGTGGACAAAAAATAGTACCGGCTCCAGTTTTGCCCAAAGGTCGTGTTAGTGAGTCTACAACACGAGATGATAGTAAGCATCGTAACCACGGTGGAGGATCCTCTCCAGATGCTGAGAGATGAGGAAAGCGCCTCTTAATCAATATTACTGCCATATCCTGCGCATGGTAATTTTCCTTTGGTGAAGCTAGAGAAACGAGAGTGAGCCATGTTGCTGCCAAGAATCCAATGGTTCCAGgttttgttaataattatatatggtGAGGCTGTATCTTTGATCATTAGCAATGTAAATGGTTAATAGGTAAACGGATCCATGCCTATTTTGTTATGACAATTAATTACCTCATGATTAACATTCAATTTCTGTTTGTGTTGTGTAAATGTACCCAGCTACAAAGcaattcttctctcttttccccCTCTTTGAGATATTATTCAAGGAGGTTGCCACGATGTGATTGACAATTGACAATTTTTGTACCATTGGATACAAGAGTGAATCCTAAAAGTATCTcgaatttatatttagtagTTGTTAGGAAGTATACAAACCCATCCAACCATTATTAGAAGACATCCACACACTGTGGCAACTTCATTGGATAACTTTTTTCCTCCTGTAATCTTACTGAACTCATGAAGTCATCGGCAGTGGAAATGTGGAATGGGATTGAACTAGATAACAAGTCATTGTCATCAAGTGGGCAGCTAAGTGGCTGTCTTCCTGCTCATCATGCTGTATTGCAGACCCAGAAGTCAGAACAAATTCAACCCCACCTTGTCCCAGGTCTACTTACTGTAGTTGTAGCTTGAATTCAACATAAATTGATGATATACAAACAATATGTTGGACCAAACAggtgatttattttttttggatttgatCTTCTGACACACTAAAGCATTAACTTGATATTTTGAGGGtagaatattttagaaaaggaTGCTTTATCCATGttatatactttctttttcccatAAAGTAAAGTAGTCTAATTAAATGTATTGGAGGAGAGCTTCTTTAATGATTACTTCTTTATCCTGAGAGAAAGAAGGTGATTGGTTTAAACTCTCACCTGATGGTATGTGATCATAGATCCACAGTTTTTTTGGTACAATCCCTGGCTACTTTTTGGTATGTATCTGAGGAATTATTATATGGAGtttaatcatattttctttgagcACCCTATCTCgtattcaatttatttcagtaaagatttattatattactTGATTTGATGAAACTTGATTCATTACTCAACCTCTGATAAATTACTACTTATGGCTTTAGTTGAGGTGGAAAATCAAAGGCTATGATTCTTCAAATGTTGCAGAATGGGCAGCCTAACTCAAATAATGGACATTCCAACTGCTGAAGTAGCAAAGACAACAGATGGCCAAAACCCAAAGTTTGGTGAGTCATTTTCATAAAGGTTGTGTGGTACTGGTATGTATGATAAGGTAAGAGATTTTTATTGTCACCAATTGTCTTAATAGCAGGATTTCTGTTACTTTTACATCTTGATACTAGGAGAAATTAGTTCCATTATTATGACTAATGATCATAGTTTAGATATATGATTAAGATGAACATGATTTGTTTGGGATATGAACCCCACCACTGGTTTGGCCTTATTAGGAGATCCTGTAGGTCAGAAATCAAGACAATGAAGATTTACCCACAATTTAATAATGTGGGAAAAATGATGATGGTGATGGAATAGCTGAGTGTGAGAGGAGGAGGGAGGGTCATTATGTGCTTTCATTACTTTTTCACAAGGTTTGCTATATCTACACctacctctttttttttttcttttttcttttttgttttttttgatCTTCTTCTAATGTGATGGTCTATTACTTTCAACTGCAAGTGGGTCAACAATGTTGTCATCCACCATTCTATttgcatacatatatattcatatgtCACTGTATGGTGGTCTCATTAAATGAAAACTACAAGCATCCAAATTTGTGCTCATTTCATGGACCACACATCATAGTGTTTAGTCTTTGAAATTTAGGACCCCTTTATCCAACAATTTCATATTGGGGATTTCTTGaatcttctttctctcacacacacaaacatatTTGATTGACAAGAAGCCTAAAATATAATGTTGGATCTGAATTATTACTCAACTTTATGTCTGTCtctgaaatttaattttttaaatcatattttggTTCTAATTcgttattttcttcttttatcatttcaaatcGTATCTATTGCGTGACTAATAGATGTcatatttttgtataaataaaggtctttcatattttattgaCTTAAAAAGAAACCCAACATCTTTCTTTGGAATAGAATAGGAGTATAGGAGTGGGAGGGATTTGAtccaaatatttcaattgagTTATGGTCTTTTTAGTGTCTAGAACATCACGGATTTTGAATTATGACACACctatatgattatttttaaaactgtcGTAACTCACAAGTTCAACCAgattaaaaacttttatttctttttccattgaATTTggaaatcaataaataatatagaCACAGTATTGAAGAATCGCCCGCATTTTCTCATAGTGTATGCGTGTGGAATCAATCTTAATTATAACGGTCATAAAAGCATGAATGAGAAATTTTCTCTATGCCTACACTTAAAGTTTAGTCACTTTTACTAGTGGAGACTTGCATCTCTATCTatcactactttttttttcagagaaaaagaaatggagagagagaaaggggaTTACTTTCTCAAATTCCAAAGTAATTTTAACAggtatattgtttttttttttgttatataataaatgggaattttcttttaaacaggTTAACTTTTGTGTTCTTCTTATGTTGCCAAAATGGATTATTTACAGAGACAATCTTCTCAAGtattggaaacaaaaaaaacaaaaaacaaaaaaaaaacaaaaaagaaggatCTAAATCAATTTCCATCTTAGCAGAAAgcatcaaattttcaaaaaatggaaaaagaagaataaaaattgaaggaaagtTCCCTTTCTGATTAGAGCTTAAGAGATAAGTCAAGCTTCAACAACTCATCTTGTTTAGGCTTCATCTTCATATGACTAAAACCACCCCCACCCCCACCCCCACCGCCGTCCACCAGAATCCTCCCAGCGGCGGTGGCGCCTCCGTGACTGCCACCGGAGAGAATCTCTTCACACCCTCAAATCTTGCAGCTCCTGTGGTCGAGGAAATGCCTCTATGACTTCCAACGTGTGAATTCCCTTGCATCAGCCGACCAATCGCCGGATGTTGATCGAGCGGCTGCCTTGACCATCCACTGTGACCGTAAATTCCAGATGACCCAATTGGAGAAACATGAAGAGAAGGCTTATGAACCATGGAATGAGCTTGAATTCCAAGCGACCTATTAAACGACCcatgaagaggaagagaagcCAAACTCGAATACCTATGAGCAAGCCCAAAATTAGAGCCAGACCCAACTCTTTGAGTTCTCTTAGCTAAAGTCCTCTCTCGTTTATGAGCATTTTGGTGTCCCCCAAGAGCTTGAGAACTGTAGAATTTCCTTTGGCAATAATTGCAAGAGAAAACCCTTGGCTCTGTCTCTGTATCTGTAGGTTCTGTTGCTAAATTCGCATCGAAACAGTCGATTAAATTGAGTTCTGGATTCGACCCATGATCAGAATCATTATTAGAAAGGGTGAGATCCAAACCCATGTGAGAATTGGGGTTGATTTGGTCTGTTGTTCGATCTCCCTTTGGACATGGTGGAGAAGACTCTGAAGCAGAGATGATTGTTGAAGTTTCAGAAGGAGATGGTTCTGGTATGGGAAAATCcatggaaggaagaagaagtagaaaaaaaatgagagaggagagagatcgagagaagagagagatagaTAGAAGGGGGGTTATTGATATGGTAATAAGTGAAGTGGTTTGTTGTCGTATGTATAGCAGAGAAATGGCACTGTTTTACAGTTAGAAGGTCTTAATATAGGAAGTCAAGCGAATGAGAAGAAGAGCCTTTCTGATGTGTTCTGTTTTTGGCGCCTCTTAAACTCATCGAGTTTTCACACACATATGCACTTCTTTGTCcccttttgttcttttctctTTCGAGATGATTCATCCTTTTGTGTTCATTCGGTCtcttattcaaaatttaggaGCCCTTTAGAACACAGATTAAAAATAGTACTGTTTCAAAACTCTATTCACATTCTTTAGTATTTTCCAATTTAACTAAAACTATTTTACccttcaaacaaaaactattgtaattcataataaaatagtttacattATAACACTACCCATTATAAGCCCATTAGCTATGTAATAACTAAAAGCAATGCATCAAAGGTTCCATCATAAAAGTTGACCTAAGAACTTGTAAGTGATAATCTGAACAGACGTTAATTAGTTAAGACATGCTCTTGATCAAAGGTTAGTAAAGTTTAAATCCAACAATACTTGAGTGTATTTCAAGTTCTAATTTATACGCATTTCATTTTTGTCGTAACTAAATCTTTGtacattttacttttatcaCACGGagatagaaagaagaaatttttatatatcaaattattattcgataacttaaataaattcatgagaaaataattgaatttaatttagtcaAAACATTTATATGGTATGTATTCATGtacacaaaaataatttaaacaactATGCCCCAACTTCTATATATTGTCCTCTTCGTAGGACCTTAATATTCTTGTTAAATAGCTCTCTAGTAGGGTTTGTTTTGTACTactaaagttttatttattcatttattgttttttaaaaaattcaccTGTCCTTTATTGCTTCATAcaataatagttttttcatcttatttcattttagtttttaaacttttcttttaaattttagataaaaaaaatttatatttcacttcttaatttgatttacaaattttttctcACTCATCTAAGCAACAAAGTATATCGAATTACATGTTAAATAATCAACAAGCTATTTTAGGTGAATAACAacatattgaaataaaatcattacgaaagtttgaaaactaaaaccCAAGTTAAGCTTCTCTTTtcacctttctttttctcctctatcaatctttttttcttgtcccCTTAAAAGCtattattttcacaaaatttaCCAAACAACATCATGAGATTTGAGcatcctttcttttctttaattttttagttttaaaaataaaagatgctTAATTTTATGTCCATAGGGAATAAAACGGTGCCGTAGTTCTTACTAAAGATGACTCTTAACTGTCAATATCATCCCATCATAAATTTAATGCAATTGTTGAGATGCATCCAATTGATGAACTTTTAgatcttttcttattttgtttgtaaatatattatttaaatgttgtcttatatattatagtcttttcttaatttcataaaatattcttaaaattaaatttgaaatttgagaagctataatatattttaaaaaattttaaggtTTCAACCAAtaatttattctaattttaatttatgaagtCATAAGAAAGGAAATTCAAACTATGATGTGATTTTATTAGTTTCCTAGAATTTgaagtgtgtatatatataatattgtctaaacattatttaaaaaaaaaatttaaagtcaCATCCATTTCTCATCCGTCCTTTGAAAAGTAATCAACATTAATTTCTATTTGCttataataatcaattatGAAACTTCCTCTAATTGTGTATCATATCAGctcaaaatatatcaacaaaTATGTTGGCTTAATCAATCAAGATAACAAGTTGAAGACAttcacaaatttcttttaagttatcattaattttcactttcattATCATTTGATCAATCAGAATCTTCATTGTAATGTaatataattgatattatcaactttagttttatttattcaaacaagtttttttttttcttttttcttcttgattgAGACTGTATATTAGCCCTTTaacaatttacaaaaattacatttatgattaaaaaaacttaaaaatcaaGTTATGTTACTCAATTAatcaaaaatatatctaaagaGATTTGTTCATTTCTCAACTAGTAATTTTcgatttaataaataaaagaaaaaaaatcgagATATGActcatttagttttttaagttttgaaaaataggtgTCGTGTTTAGGATGTtccttgaattttttaaaaataagtgtCTTTTAAGTCTTAagtattcaaaatataatttttaggCTTCATTTGGTAACaatttgttgttgaaaataaagcCTAAAGACATCTACATTTGCTTCCAAATTCCTTTCATTATTACCTACAATTTATCAATCGTTTAAAAAACTaagcaaaaagttcaaaatctaaaactaatagtttttaaaatttgttattgtttttggaattaaaaaaaagaattcaactattttactcaacaaaaatgaaattcataataagaaatgaaaagaaaattgacttaattattaaaatccAAAGACAAAAAATGCAATCGTTAAGAAACATGACCTtagtttatgaatttttataaaaataagcttaacagatctttgaaataattttatattaataattatacgacattttaaattaaaaataaaaaattttaaatggttgAAAATCTAGTAGAAGATGGAGTTAATTATTATGTAAATGTGAAAATCAGAGtcagagaagaaaataaagttctTCAATGAATatgaaagtagaaaaaatggaaagatgaAGTTAATTACTTTATCAATACTCAACTTTAATAGTGTGTACTATTTgaacttaaattatttatatcaacttataaagtttgaagactaaaatattaccttttttaaaactaaaaaaaaaaaaaaactaaattcatcccttttttaaaatttgaaaattaaaaaagttttattttaaaaattcatcgataaaataatatatatatattttgaaattaaaatttatttttggaaacatttttatgtaaaataattcatCTTATAACCACCTCACTCCTacgttttctaaaataaaaataaattcacaTGTTGTTATGatcaattataatataatgacAAAATATAGTGAcctatgttttttaaaataatgtaatgaCCTAGTTtgtactatatttacaatgaCCTATCACCTAAGTTTTTAAACAGGTGATGTACCCTTTATCTTCGGACTTATTTGTTTGTCTAactatttgattatttgattatagaatataattttttctacaTTGTTTTTAGCATGATAGAATCaaaccttttaattttaaaattgatagtaCAATTAAGTTACTAATTATGTTATGGAATACAcgtttacctttttttttctttttaaaaaaaactttattttgcTTCAAAATCGTTTActaaattttgtcttttatctCTTTAATTACTTCAAATCATTTATACTACGCCATGAAAAAAGTCgtcaaagaaatttaatatgacTTGTTGAATACTACTTTAGTATTCTCAAAGATTGAAATGTTGATTTCAATGTCTTAGGTTTTTAGAAATACCGATGAAAATAACGATAAAATATCAACATcgatcaataataaattagcGTAAATCATCCATCTTGATTTAgtttagtgtatatatatgtgtgtaatTTTATTAG
This is a stretch of genomic DNA from Cucumis sativus cultivar 9930 chromosome 4, Cucumber_9930_V3, whole genome shotgun sequence. It encodes these proteins:
- the LOC101207869 gene encoding uncharacterized protein LOC101207869, with product MFRARASWSSFSKRLKPLETRSFCSKSHIQTNKSSNNGKINGDNKVEPDLSSYNEAYKQLDNLDLMTASKILFTQPSKKKKFGLDFHLVQLFFVCMPSLAVYLVAQYARYEMRKMEADLELKKKKEEEEKAKQIELEETEKIHEMNPELQEVKTRLDKLENTIKEIAVESRKQSGTGNITKNSEKGEDAVKTKHGVNIDSTKSMDDHLGGQKIVPAPVLPKGRVSESTTRDDSKHRNHGGGSSPDAER
- the LOC101205862 gene encoding LOW QUALITY PROTEIN: zinc finger protein 3-like (The sequence of the model RefSeq protein was modified relative to this genomic sequence to represent the inferred CDS: deleted 2 bases in 1 codon), producing MDFPIPEPSPSETSTIISASESSPPCPKGDRTTDQINPNSHMGLDLTLSNNDSDHGSNPELNLIDCFDANLATEPTDTETEPRVFSCNYCQRKFYSSQALGGHQNAHKRERTLAKRTQRVGSGSNFGLAHRYSSLASLPLHGSFNRSLGIQAHSMVHKPSLHVSPIGSSGIYGHSGWSRQPLDQHPAIGRLMQGNSHVGSHRGISSTTGAARFEGVKRFSPVAVTEAPPPLGGFWWTAVGVGGGGFSHMKMKPKQDELLKLDLSLKL